The following are encoded in a window of Mustela nigripes isolate SB6536 chromosome 1, MUSNIG.SB6536, whole genome shotgun sequence genomic DNA:
- the GRK2 gene encoding beta-adrenergic receptor kinase 1 — MQKYLEDRGEVTFEKIFSQKLGYLLFRDFCLKHLEEAKPLVEFYEEIKKYEKLETEEERLARSREVFDTYIMKELLACSHPFSKSATEHVQGHLVKKQVPPDLFQPYIEEICQNLRGDVFQKFIESDKFTRFCQWKNVELNIHLTMNDFSVHRIIGRGGFGEVYGCRKADTGKMYAMKCLDKKRIKMKQGETLALNERIMLSLVSTGDCPFIVCMSYAFHTPDKLSFILDLMNGGDLHYHLSQHGVFSEADMRFYAAEIILGLEHMHNRFVVYRDLKPANILLDEHGHVRISDLGLACDFSKKKPHASVGTHGYMAPEVLQKGVAYDSSADWFSLGCMLFKLLRGHSPFRQHKTKDKHEIDRMTLTMAVELPDSFSPELRSLLEGLLQRDVNRRLGCLGRGAQEVKESPFFRSLDWQMVFLQKYPPPLIPPRGEVNAADAFDIGSFDEEDTKGIKLLDSDQELYRNFPLTISERWQQEVAETVFDTINAETDRMEARKKTKNKQLGHEEDYALGKDCIMHGYMSKMGNPFLTQWQRRYFYLFPNRLEWRGEGEAPQSLLTMEEIQSVEETQIKERKCLLLKIRGGKQFVLQCDSDPELVQWKKELRDAYREAQQLVQRVPKMKNKPRSPVVELSKVPLVQRGSANGL, encoded by the exons ATGCAGAAGTACCTTGAGGACCGGGGCGAGGTGACCTTCGAGAAGATCTTCTCCCAGAAGCTGG GGTACCTGCTCTTCCGAGACTTCTGCCTGAAACACCTAGAGGAGGCCAAGCCCTTAGTGGAGTTCTATGAGGAG ATCAAGAAATACGAGAAGctagagacagaggaagagcGCTTGGCCCGCAGCCGGGAGGTCTTCGACACCTACATCATGAAGGAGCTGCTGGCCTGCTCGCAT CCCTTCTCGAAAAGTGCCACTGAGCACGTCCAGGGCCACCTAGTGAAGAAACAGGTGCCTCCAGATCTCTTCCAG CCGTACATCGAAGAGATCTGTCAGAACCTCCGAGGGGACGTGTTCCAGAAATTCATCGAGAG TGATAAATTCACACGGTTTTGTCAGTGGAAGAACGTGGAGCTCAACATCCAT CTGACCATGAACGACTTCAGTGTGCACCGCATCATTGGGCGGGGCGGCTTCGGCGAGGTGTACGGGTGCCGGAAGGCCGACACGGGCAAGAT gtacGCCATGAAGTGTCTGGATAAGAAGCGTATCAAGATGAAGCAGGGGGAGACCCTGGCCCTGAATGAGCGCATCATGCTGTCCCTTGTCAGCACTGGG GACTGCCCGTTCATTGTCTGCATGTCGTATGCCTTCCACACGCCGGACAAGCTCAGCTTCATCCTTGATCTCATGAACG GCGGGGACCTGCACTACCACCTGTCCCAGCACGGAGTCTTCTCCGAGGCCGACATGCGCTTCTACGCAGCCGAGATCATACTGGGCCTAGAGCACATGCACAACCGCTTCGTCGTCTACCGGGACCTGAAG CCAGCGAACATCCTTTTGGACGAGCACGGCCATGTGCGCATCTCAGACCTGGGCCTGGCCTGCGACTTCTCCAAGAAGAAGCCCCACGCCAGCGT GGGCACCCATGGGTACATGGCCCCCGAGGTCCTGCAGAAGGGCGTGGCCTACGACAGCAGTGCCGACTGGTTCTCCCTGGGCTGCATGCTTTTCAAGTTGCTGCGGGG GCACAGTCCCTTCCGGCAGCACAAGACCAAAGATAAGCATGAGATTGACCGCATGACATTGACGATG GCCGTGGAGCTGCCCGACTCCTTCTCCCCCGAGCTCCGTTCCCTGCTGGAGGGGCTGCTGCAGAGGGATGTCAACCGGAGACTGGGCTGTCTGGGCCGAGG GGCCCAGGAGGTGAAGGAGAGCCCCTTCTTCCGCTCCCTGGACTGGCAGATGGTCTTCTTGCAGAAG TACCCTCCCCCGCTGATCCCTCCTCGAGGGGAGGTGAACGCTGCTGACGCCTTTGACATTGGCTCCTTTGATGAGGAGGACACAAAAGGAATCAAG TTGCTGGACAGCGACCAGGAGCTCTACCGCAACTTTCCCCTCACCATCTCCGAGCGGTGGCAGCAGGAGGTGGCAGAAACGGTCTTCGACACCATCAACGCCGAGACAGACCGAATGGAGGCCcgcaagaaaaccaaaaacaagcaGCTGGGCCATGAGGAAG ACTACGCCCTGGGCAAGGACTGCATCATGCACGGCTACATGTCCAAGATGGGCAACCCCTTCCTGACTCAGTGGCAGCGGCGGTACTTCTACCTGTTCCCCAACCGGCTGGAGTGGCGGGGCGAGGGCGAGGCCCCG CAGAGCCTGCTGACCATGGAGGAGATCCAGTCGGTGGAGGAGACGCAGATCAAGGAGCGGAAGTGCCTCCTTCTCAAGATCCGCGGCGGCAAACAGTTCGTGCTACAGTGCGAC AGTGACCCGGAGCTGGTGCAGTGGAAGAAGGAGCTGCGCGACGCGTACCGCGAGGCGCAGCAGCTGGTGCAGCGCGTGCCCAAGATGAAGAACAAGCCGCGCTCGCCGGTCGTGGAGCTGAGCAAGGTGCCGCTGGTCCAGCGCGGCAGCGCCAACGGCCTCTGA